Proteins encoded together in one Diabrotica undecimpunctata isolate CICGRU chromosome 3, icDiaUnde3, whole genome shotgun sequence window:
- the LOC140435749 gene encoding uncharacterized protein gives MNRYSRKRPSVPGSSLVSNQGSGRTHGQRAEGAKNPRVVGGYQERPRLHIITYNVRTLSKDEKMTEEELKHVKWDIIEISEVKRRGEYQVKLKSRNIFHYKGETESTTGGIGLFVYAPTSDYEDEIAEAFYEEIERAKKQEPAHYNLIMGDFNEKLGRKKDEQEVAIEDFGIGRCPSDLLLRQKS, from the exons ATGAACAGATATTCAAGAAAACGGCCCTCAGTCCCCGGCAGCTCGCTAGTTTCCAACCAAGGTAGCGGTAGGACTCACGGACAGCGGGcagagggtgcgaagaatccccgggtTGTAGGAGGCTACCAAGAACGACCAAGGCTGCACATAATTACGTATAATGTAAGAACCTTATCTAAGGATGAAAAAATGACGGAAGAAGAACTCAAACATGTGAAATGGGATATTATAGAAATTAGCGAAGTCAAAAGAAGAGGTGAATATCAGGTCAAACTAAAATCAAGGAATATATTCCACTATAAAGGGGAAACAGAATCGACAACTGGAGGAATAGGTTTATTC GTGTACGCCCCCACCAGCGATTACGAAGATGAAATTGCTGAAGCCTTCTATGAAGAAATCGAAAGAGCAAAAAAGCAGGAACCGGCTCATTACAATctgataatgggagattttaacgaaAAACTCGGAAGGAAAAAGGACGAACAAGAAGTGGCAATCGAAGATTTTGGAATCgga